A window of Paenibacillus phoenicis genomic DNA:
AGCGGTTTTAAGAATCTGGCGTTCACCACCGCAGCGGACACGCCTTCCCGCTTCAGCCTTTCCGCCGCTTCTTCGGCAACCTGCACCATCGGGCCAACCGCAACGATCGTCAGGTTGTCGCCTTCCCGCAGCAGCTCCCACGTGCCGATCGGAATGGGCACCAGCTCTTTGTCCAGCGGAACCCCCGGTACGTTGATCCGCGGATAGCGGTAAGCAATCGGCCCGTCGTTATATTCCAGCGCCGTCTTCATCATGTGGCGCAATTCATTTTCATCCTTCGGCATCATTAATACGATATTTGGAATATGACGCATAAAAGCGATATCGTAAACCCCTTGGTGGGTCTCCCCGTCCGCTCCTACGAATCCAGCCCGGTCGATGGCGAACATCACGTTGGCGTTCTGGCGGCAAATATCATGCACGATCTGGTCGTAAGCCCGCTGCATGAACGTGGAATACACCGCATAGACCGGCTTCAAGCCTTCCATCGCCATGGCGGCGCACATCGTCGCGGCATGCTGCTCGGCGATACCGACGTCAATCATGCGTCCAGGAAAACGTTCGCCGAATTTCACCAATCCGGAACCGCCCGGCATCGCCGGAGTCACCGCCACGATCCGTTCGTCCTGTTCGGCCAGCTCGATCAAGGTCTGTCCGAACACCTCCGTGTACATCGGATTCCCAACAGCCTTCAGCACTTGGCCGGATTCGATTTTGTACGGCGTGATGCCATGCCATTTATGCGAATCCTGTTCTGCCGGGGTATAGCCTTTGCCCTTGGTGGTCAGAACGTGCACCAAAACTGGTCCGCTGACGTTATTGGCCTGCTTGAAGGCATCGATAAGGCCCGGCAAGTCATGGCCGTCAACCGGTCCCAGGTATTTGAATCCGAGCTCTTCAAATAAGACGCCGGATACCATCAAATACTTCAGGCTGTCCTTCACCCGCTCCACGGTTTTGGCGACTTTGCCGCCAATGGCCGGGATTTTCTTCAGCAGTTGCTCCACTTCGTCTTTGGCCCGCAGGTAATTGCGGTCTGAGCGGATTTTGGTCAAGTAGTTATGCAAAGCTCCGACATTTGGCGCGATCGACATCTCATTGTCGTTCAAGACCACCATCAAATCTTTCTTCTCATGGCCGATATGGTTCAGCGCTTCAAACGCCATCCCGCCGGTTAACGCACCGTCCCCGATGATCGCAATCACGCGGTTCGATTCGCCCTTCATATCCCGGGCCAGCGCCATCCCCATAGCCGCTGAGAGGGAGGTGCTGCTGTGCCCTGCTTCCCACACGTCATGCACGCTCTCGCTCCGTTTGACGAACCCGCATAATCCATGATGTTTACGAAGCGTGTCGAACTGGTCCTTCCGCCCGGTTAGTATTTTATGTACATAGGCTTGGTGTCCTACGTCAAAGATGAGTTTATCCTGCGGACTGTTGTAGCAATAGTGCAGGGCGATCGTCAATTCCACCACGCCCAAATTCGAAGCCAAATGCCCGCCGGTAACCGACAGCTTCTCGATCAAGAACTGGCGGATTTCCTCAGCGAGCGGCGTCAATTGCTCCAGGGACAAGTTTTTCAGATCGGCAGGCTCATGTATTTGCGAAAGCAGCACAGCCATTCCCCGCTTTCCTAAATGTATGGTTCAAAAAGCCGGCATCTAAGTCCGGCCTTTTCTTGCACATGTTGATAATAGCCTTCATTATACCATATGTCATCATGATGTCGAAATCACTTGCGGCGGATAGGTAAGTCATTTTTCCCTGATTTCGACCAACGCCTTCGATGGGAAAGTGACTAGTGATCGCGGCGAAGCAGCAGATCGGCAATTTCCAGCAGCCGCTGCGGGTTCGGAATCGCTCCGTTTTGTAACGCCTGCTTCGCCTCACTCGTCAGCCGTTCGACTTCCGCCCGGGAAGCCTCGATGCCGATAAAGTAAGGATAAGTCACCTTCTGTTGGATGACATCGCTTTGCGTTTTTTTGCCGAGCTTGCTTTCATCCCCGATCAGATCCAGGATGTCGTCCTGAATTTGAAACGCATGCCCCAGCGCCCGTCCGTACCGCTCCAAAGCCTCAAGCTGCTCTGCATTTCCCGAAGCGATATGTCCGCCCGCTCTGACCGAAAATACGATCAGATCTCCGGTTTTGTGCTCATGAATGTAGCGCAGCTGGTCGAGATCGGTCACTCCCTGCTCGCCTTGCATGTCGGCCACCTGGCCGCCCACCATGCCGCCCGGCCCGGCAAACCGCGACAATTCCTCCACGATCGCTAAGGAAGCCTCGGCCGGCACCCCTTGCTTGCGGCTCGCTTGAACCACGCTGTAAAAAGCATGCGTCAACAGCCCATCCCCGGCCAAGATGGCCATCGCTTCTCCAAACACTTTATGATTCGTTGGTTTCCCGCGACGGAAGTCATCGTTGTCCAAGGCCGGGAGATCGTCATGGATCAGCGAGTACGTATGTACCATTTCCACGGCGCAGGCGACGGGCATTGCCGCATCCCGGCTGCCGCCGAGCGCCTCCGCCGCAGCCACGACGAGCAGCGGCCGAAGCCGTTTCCCACCCGCCATCAGCGAATAATCCATCGCCCGGCTTAGCGTTTCCGGCACCTGCCATGCCGCCGGAAGGCTGGAGGACAAGCGTGTGGACACGGCTTCAGCAATCTCCTTCATGTATGCCTCTATCGATAATTGCTGCTGCAACAAGATCACCGCTCTCCTCAGAAGTCCAAACTATCGCTTAACGGCGGCTGAAACGGCTGCTTCTCTACCGCCCCGTCTTCTTCAACAATCATTTCGATCTTACGTTCCACCTGTGCCAGCTTTTGACCGCAGATTTGCGAGAGCCGCATGCCCTGCTGAAACAGATCAATCGCTTTCTCCAACGGCACGTCTCCGCGTTCCAGCTGAGACACGATGTCCTCCAGCTGGTTCATCGCATCTTCGAAATTTAGTTCCGCTTGCTGCGCCTCTGCATTAAGCTTGGTTTCCTGTTCCTTCATCTTCCCCCGCTCCTTCCGGCCTCATGCCCCAAACTTGACAATCTAGTTCTCCGTCCGTCACCTTCACCGTTATCCGGTCGCCCAGTTCGACGTCCGATAACGACTTGATGATCCGTTCTCCTCGTTCATCGTAGACGAGGCTATAGCCCCGCGCCATGACTTTAAGCGGGCTTAGCGCATCCAGATGGCGAATGCCCGAGGCCAGCTGGCTGGACTTCTCCCGCAGGATGCCCTGCATCGCTTGCCGCAGCAGGCGATCCGCCTCCCGCCGCCGGCGTCCCGCGAACTGCAGCGCATCCCGTGGATGGAAGCGCAGCAGACGCTGGTGCAGGCGGTCTTGCGCCGCGCCGGCCAATTGCAGGCGCGTCTGCATGTGGCCCGTCAGCCGCGAGGACAGCCGGTCCAGCCGCTCCGCGTGCTGGAGCAGGCTGCGCCGCGGCTGCGTCAGCGCCGGCGAGCGTTGCAGCCGGCGCAGCCGTTCGCGCGCCTGCTGCAGGCGGTGCTGCAAGCTCTGCTGCAGCACCTGTTCTCGCTGGCGCAAGAGCGCGCGCAGCTCGGCCGTGTGCGGCACGGCCAGCTCGGCAGCCGCTGTGGGCGTGGCAGCTCGCAGGTCGGCGACGAAATCGGCGATAGTGAAGTCCGTCTCATGGCCCACGGCCGAGATGACGGGAATCGCCGATTCATAGATCGCCCGCGCGACCTGCTCCTCGTTGAACGCCCACAGCTCCTCGAGCGAGCCGCCGCCGCGGCCGACGATGAGCACGTCGGCCTCGCCCATCGCGTTCAGCGTTCGGATCGCTTTCACGATCGACGGCGCTGCCCCCTTGCCCTGGACAAGCACGGGGTACAGGATCACTGCTGCCTGCGGATAACGCCGCCCCAGCGTCGTTAAGATGTCGCGGACCGCCGCTCCGGTTGGCGAGGTTACCACGCCGATCGTCTTCGGGAACCGCGGCAACGGCCGTTTGCGTCCCGGCGCGAACAAGCCCTCCGCTTCGAGCTTCTGCTTCAGCTGCTCAAAGGCCAGATACAGGCTGCCTACGCCGTCCGGCTGCATATGCGTCACGTAGAATTGATACTGGCCATCCCGCTCGTAGACGGAAACATTACCGCGTGCAATCACGCGCGTGCCTTCTTTAGGTCGGAACGGCAGCCGCTGGTTATACGATGCGAACATAATGCTTTTGATCCGGCTGTCCGCATCCTTCAGCGTGAAATACATATGCCCGCTGGAATGATGCGTGAAATTGGAAATTTCACCGCGAATCCAGACGTCGGTGAGCACCTGATCCGATTCCAGCTTCATCCGGATGTAGCGGTTTAATTCCTTGACCGTCAAAATCCGTTGCTGATCCAAAGGTGCCGCCTCCTTTCCGAGAATAAGGGCAATGTATACCCTTATTTGCTTCTCGTTGTCGCTGCTGATGAAGATAAGGGAACTTTTTTCCGTTATTTTATCGCTGTTGCCCCTATATGCGGGGTTTTCCACCTATCGCCCAGCAATAAGGCCAAAAAAGTCCTCTATTTTCCCAAAATGCCATCATCAGAGCGAAATAAGAACGTTTTGTTCCCTTATTTGAACCCAGTTATTCGACAACTTTAGCTTAAGCCAGCCCTTGCAGGCGTTTGGCTGCAATCAGCGTATTTTGCATCAGCATCGTAATCGTCATCGGGCCAACGCCGCCAGGTACGGGTGTGATCGGTCCGGAAATCTCTTTAACGTTCTCAAAATCCACGTCCCCGGCCAGCTTGCCGTTTACCAGTCGGTTCATCCCGACATCAATGACCACGGCGCCTGGCTTCACGTAAGAAGCATCCACAAAGTTCGCGCGCCCGATTGCAACCACAAGAATATCCGCGAGGCGAGTCAACTCTTTCATGTTCGCCGTACGCGAATGACACATCGTTACTGTGGCGTTCTCCCGTTGCAGGAGCAAGGAAACCGGCTTGCCGACGATGTTGCTGCGGCCAATGACAACCGCATGCTTCCCGGCGATCTCCACGCCTGTGCGTTTGATGAGTTCAATCACCCCCGCCGGCGTACACGGCAGCAAGCTGTCGTCGCCGATCATCAGATTCCCGACATTCATCGGATGGAATCCGTCAACGTCTTTCTCCGGCGAAATGGCATCGATGACCGCTTTCTCATCAATATGCTTGGGCAACGGCAGTTGCACCAGAATCCCATGGATATTCGCCTGATGGTTCAGCTTGTCCACCAAAGCGAGCAGGTCCTCTTGCGGCGTTTCCGCCGGGAGGCGATGAACCTCCGAATAGTAGCCCAGCTCATGG
This region includes:
- the dxs gene encoding 1-deoxy-D-xylulose-5-phosphate synthase; this encodes MAVLLSQIHEPADLKNLSLEQLTPLAEEIRQFLIEKLSVTGGHLASNLGVVELTIALHYCYNSPQDKLIFDVGHQAYVHKILTGRKDQFDTLRKHHGLCGFVKRSESVHDVWEAGHSSTSLSAAMGMALARDMKGESNRVIAIIGDGALTGGMAFEALNHIGHEKKDLMVVLNDNEMSIAPNVGALHNYLTKIRSDRNYLRAKDEVEQLLKKIPAIGGKVAKTVERVKDSLKYLMVSGVLFEELGFKYLGPVDGHDLPGLIDAFKQANNVSGPVLVHVLTTKGKGYTPAEQDSHKWHGITPYKIESGQVLKAVGNPMYTEVFGQTLIELAEQDERIVAVTPAMPGGSGLVKFGERFPGRMIDVGIAEQHAATMCAAMAMEGLKPVYAVYSTFMQRAYDQIVHDICRQNANVMFAIDRAGFVGADGETHQGVYDIAFMRHIPNIVLMMPKDENELRHMMKTALEYNDGPIAYRYPRINVPGVPLDKELVPIPIGTWELLREGDNLTIVAVGPMVQVAEEAAERLKREGVSAAVVNARFLKPLDGEMLVQLAQSSGTMIVLEEASQAGSLGSAILEFYAEQGITGLDIRLMGVPDRFIEHGSIKEQLEEVGLTAENVVREVHKLRSEPHLTLGKKVNY
- a CDS encoding polyprenyl synthetase family protein; the encoded protein is MKEIAEAVSTRLSSSLPAAWQVPETLSRAMDYSLMAGGKRLRPLLVVAAAEALGGSRDAAMPVACAVEMVHTYSLIHDDLPALDNDDFRRGKPTNHKVFGEAMAILAGDGLLTHAFYSVVQASRKQGVPAEASLAIVEELSRFAGPGGMVGGQVADMQGEQGVTDLDQLRYIHEHKTGDLIVFSVRAGGHIASGNAEQLEALERYGRALGHAFQIQDDILDLIGDESKLGKKTQSDVIQQKVTYPYFIGIEASRAEVERLTSEAKQALQNGAIPNPQRLLEIADLLLRRDH
- the xseB gene encoding exodeoxyribonuclease VII small subunit, producing MKEQETKLNAEAQQAELNFEDAMNQLEDIVSQLERGDVPLEKAIDLFQQGMRLSQICGQKLAQVERKIEMIVEEDGAVEKQPFQPPLSDSLDF
- the xseA gene encoding exodeoxyribonuclease VII large subunit, with product MDQQRILTVKELNRYIRMKLESDQVLTDVWIRGEISNFTHHSSGHMYFTLKDADSRIKSIMFASYNQRLPFRPKEGTRVIARGNVSVYERDGQYQFYVTHMQPDGVGSLYLAFEQLKQKLEAEGLFAPGRKRPLPRFPKTIGVVTSPTGAAVRDILTTLGRRYPQAAVILYPVLVQGKGAAPSIVKAIRTLNAMGEADVLIVGRGGGSLEELWAFNEEQVARAIYESAIPVISAVGHETDFTIADFVADLRAATPTAAAELAVPHTAELRALLRQREQVLQQSLQHRLQQARERLRRLQRSPALTQPRRSLLQHAERLDRLSSRLTGHMQTRLQLAGAAQDRLHQRLLRFHPRDALQFAGRRRREADRLLRQAMQGILREKSSQLASGIRHLDALSPLKVMARGYSLVYDERGERIIKSLSDVELGDRITVKVTDGELDCQVWGMRPEGAGEDEGTGNQA
- the folD gene encoding bifunctional methylenetetrahydrofolate dehydrogenase/methenyltetrahydrofolate cyclohydrolase FolD, with the translated sequence MTAPIINGKQISEDIRKDLRAEVEQLAKQGFTPGLAVVLVGEDPASQVYVRNKEKACHELGYYSEVHRLPAETPQEDLLALVDKLNHQANIHGILVQLPLPKHIDEKAVIDAISPEKDVDGFHPMNVGNLMIGDDSLLPCTPAGVIELIKRTGVEIAGKHAVVIGRSNIVGKPVSLLLQRENATVTMCHSRTANMKELTRLADILVVAIGRANFVDASYVKPGAVVIDVGMNRLVNGKLAGDVDFENVKEISGPITPVPGGVGPMTITMLMQNTLIAAKRLQGLA